In Nitrospirota bacterium, a single genomic region encodes these proteins:
- a CDS encoding sigma-70 family RNA polymerase sigma factor has translation MSKTLLSEEKSGYPDGMPEEILEDLADEFAEDEEEEEPSPAEVAEVAEEVAVAGADLVDTYLKSVGRFPMLKIEEEQEYVRTLEGGKAVLKEIALSSPLAIPRILALGANIKQGFVKAQDVLRFPGEWKDSYEVEFMRLYNRLKRQVARRDMERATTTLNEMSLSFREIEKMLKKLAVLGKQAERGITVEIEKLGLDESTLMDMVKRIDAVEVKVKEAKDVLVQANMRLVVSIAKKYVNRGLTLLDLIQEGNIGLMKASDRYESGKGTKFSTYSTWWIRQRITRAILDQARTIRLPVHLIEESTRISRIFAKFMREKGREPSPEEVSKIMGLSVVRVNEILRAIQEPVSLETPILSEEKELKDVIIDEKAISPFKTLENNEASSRIEQVLSSLTEREEKIIRMRFGIGVNSEHTLEEVGKFFNLTRERIRQIEIKALKKLRHPARSKMLREYV, from the coding sequence ATGAGTAAGACATTATTATCAGAAGAAAAGAGCGGATATCCTGATGGGATGCCCGAGGAAATATTAGAGGACCTGGCTGACGAGTTCGCTGAGGACGAAGAGGAAGAAGAACCCTCTCCGGCCGAGGTCGCCGAGGTTGCCGAAGAGGTAGCGGTTGCAGGCGCTGACCTTGTCGACACGTATCTCAAATCCGTGGGCAGATTCCCCATGCTTAAGATCGAAGAGGAGCAGGAATACGTTCGTACGCTTGAGGGAGGCAAGGCTGTGCTTAAAGAGATCGCCTTGAGTTCTCCGCTTGCGATCCCGAGGATCCTGGCGCTGGGCGCGAACATCAAACAGGGGTTCGTGAAGGCACAGGATGTGCTCCGTTTCCCCGGCGAGTGGAAAGACTCATACGAAGTGGAGTTCATGCGCCTCTACAACAGGCTTAAGAGGCAGGTGGCCAGGCGTGACATGGAGCGGGCGACGACCACGCTGAACGAGATGAGCCTTTCCTTCCGCGAGATCGAGAAGATGCTCAAGAAGCTCGCGGTATTGGGCAAGCAGGCAGAGCGCGGCATCACCGTCGAGATCGAGAAACTCGGGCTCGACGAGTCTACCCTCATGGATATGGTCAAACGCATCGATGCCGTGGAGGTAAAGGTAAAAGAGGCCAAAGACGTGCTGGTTCAGGCCAACATGCGGCTTGTGGTCTCGATCGCGAAAAAATACGTGAACCGGGGCCTGACACTTCTCGACCTGATTCAGGAAGGCAATATCGGTCTCATGAAGGCATCGGACCGATATGAGTCGGGAAAGGGAACCAAGTTCAGCACGTATTCCACGTGGTGGATCAGACAGCGGATCACCCGCGCCATTCTGGACCAGGCGCGCACCATTCGACTGCCCGTGCACCTGATTGAGGAAAGCACGCGCATCAGCCGTATCTTTGCCAAGTTTATGCGTGAGAAGGGCAGGGAACCTTCTCCCGAGGAAGTGTCGAAGATTATGGGTCTCTCGGTAGTGCGGGTAAACGAGATCCTGCGGGCGATCCAGGAACCGGTATCCCTGGAAACGCCGATCCTCTCGGAAGAGAAAGAGCTCAAGGACGTGATCATCGACGAGAAAGCCATCTCGCCCTTCAAAACGCTCGAGAACAACGAGGCCTCAAGCCGCATCGAGCAGGTGCTCTCCTCGCTCACCGAGCGGGAGGAAAAGATTATCAGGATGCGGTTTGGCATCGGAGTCAACAGCGAACACACCCTTGAAGAGGTAGGCAAGTTCTTTAATCTCACGCGAGAGAGGATCAGGCAGATCGAGATCAAGGCGCTCAAGAAATTGCGTCATCCTGCGCGGAGCAAGATGTTGCGGGAGTATGTGTGA
- a CDS encoding sulfite exporter TauE/SafE family protein encodes MLFPLSGVKTWVFLPPLVALVVSTFTSMAGVSGAFILLPFQMSVLGFTSPAVSSTNFVYNIVAIPSGVYRYFKEGRMAWPLTWVVSVGTLPGVFIGYYLRVFYLPDPRTFKLFVGLVLLYIGSRLLYELTGRAQASKAKLSELDKKFSERAALMKQQRKSRAEAGLPPEAVVKTITFNLKIIEYEFWGESFRFSVPAMFLLAFVVGIIGGTYGIGGGAIIAPFCVAVFHLPVYTVAGAALLGTFLTSIVGVFFYSVLPATGGLSTSPDWVLGFLFGIGGFAGMYIGARLQKYMPQKFIKLMLGIMITSLALGYIVQYFVV; translated from the coding sequence ATGTTATTTCCCCTGTCCGGCGTGAAAACATGGGTATTTCTCCCGCCTCTGGTAGCGCTTGTGGTCTCTACCTTTACCTCCATGGCGGGCGTATCCGGGGCTTTTATTCTCCTCCCCTTTCAAATGAGCGTTCTTGGCTTTACCAGTCCTGCAGTCAGTTCAACCAACTTTGTATACAACATCGTAGCGATTCCCAGCGGAGTATACCGGTATTTCAAGGAAGGCCGCATGGCGTGGCCACTCACCTGGGTGGTGAGCGTCGGAACCCTTCCAGGCGTGTTCATCGGTTACTACCTCCGGGTCTTCTACCTCCCGGATCCGCGGACGTTCAAGCTCTTTGTCGGTCTCGTGCTTCTCTACATCGGGAGCAGGCTTCTGTATGAGCTCACCGGGAGAGCGCAGGCAAGCAAAGCAAAACTGAGCGAATTGGATAAAAAGTTTTCGGAACGGGCTGCGCTCATGAAGCAACAACGTAAATCCCGGGCCGAGGCAGGGCTGCCCCCGGAAGCGGTGGTCAAGACCATCACCTTCAATCTGAAGATCATTGAGTACGAGTTCTGGGGCGAATCCTTCCGGTTCAGCGTGCCGGCCATGTTTCTGCTTGCTTTTGTGGTGGGTATCATCGGTGGGACCTACGGTATCGGCGGCGGCGCGATCATTGCACCGTTCTGCGTGGCCGTGTTCCATTTGCCGGTCTACACGGTGGCGGGCGCGGCGTTGCTCGGCACGTTCCTTACCTCGATCGTCGGGGTCTTCTTTTACAGTGTACTGCCCGCAACAGGAGGGCTCTCGACATCACCGGACTGGGTGCTGGGCTTCCTCTTCGGGATAGGCGGGTTTGCGGGTATGTATATCGGCGCGCGGCTCCAGAAATACATGCCCCAGAAGTTCATCAAACTCATGCTCGGGATCATGATCACATCGCTGGCGCTTGGATATATTGTTCAATATTTCGTGGTATAG
- the pyrE gene encoding orotate phosphoribosyltransferase, with the protein MTSEQVLDIYKKTGALLTGHFLLSSGLHSEQYLQSALVLQQPEIATRLCAALAENFRDLKIEVVIAPALGGVFVSHETARALGVRAIFAERVNGELMLRRGFTIKPGERVLVVEDVITTGKSTKETVNVVQKAGGVVIAAAALIDRSGGKADIGVPYKSLVTLTVPAYTPETCPLCRAGSKPVKPGSRGLT; encoded by the coding sequence ATGACATCGGAACAGGTATTGGATATTTACAAAAAGACCGGCGCCCTGCTGACCGGGCACTTTCTGTTATCGTCAGGTCTTCACAGCGAACAGTATCTGCAGAGCGCCCTCGTGCTGCAGCAGCCGGAGATCGCGACGAGGCTCTGCGCAGCGCTTGCGGAAAATTTCAGGGATTTAAAGATCGAGGTTGTCATCGCGCCGGCGCTGGGCGGTGTGTTCGTTTCTCATGAAACGGCTCGGGCACTGGGGGTGCGCGCGATATTCGCCGAGCGAGTGAACGGGGAACTTATGCTCCGTCGCGGGTTCACGATCAAACCGGGTGAGCGTGTGCTTGTGGTGGAAGATGTGATAACGACAGGCAAATCGACGAAGGAGACCGTCAACGTCGTGCAGAAAGCGGGCGGGGTTGTCATTGCCGCGGCTGCGCTCATAGATCGTTCCGGCGGCAAAGCGGACATCGGTGTTCCTTACAAATCGCTCGTTACGCTCACGGTACCTGCGTATACGCCGGAGACCTGCCCTCTGTGCAGGGCGGGAAGCAAGCCGGTGAAGCCGGGCAGCAGGGGATTAACGTAG
- the pyrF gene encoding orotidine-5'-phosphate decarboxylase, with protein sequence MRNAELSAAERLVIALDIESDTEALRIVSELKDSVGVFKVGLQLFTAYGPDIVRRITGMGGRVFLDLKYHDIPNTVAKASAEAVKLGVSIFNVHSLGGLEMMKAAAESAKETAEKLNLPVPAVLAVTILTSMDEKSMRKEIKITRSLQREVTHLARLAQRAGMHGVVASPQEIKTLRRAVRGEFIILTPGVRPAWADKDDQKRVMTPGEAVKAGADYIVVGRPVLKAIDRKAAVQKILEEMNSQKTAERRRTTDDR encoded by the coding sequence ATGCGGAATGCGGAATTAAGCGCAGCAGAGCGTCTTGTCATCGCCCTTGACATCGAGAGCGATACGGAAGCACTGCGTATCGTTTCCGAACTCAAGGATTCGGTCGGTGTGTTCAAGGTCGGTCTTCAGCTCTTTACTGCTTATGGTCCGGACATCGTCCGCCGCATCACCGGCATGGGCGGCCGTGTATTTCTCGACCTGAAATATCACGATATCCCGAACACCGTGGCCAAAGCATCTGCCGAGGCCGTGAAACTCGGTGTGAGCATTTTCAACGTCCACTCCCTGGGCGGGCTCGAGATGATGAAGGCTGCGGCGGAATCGGCGAAGGAAACAGCGGAAAAGCTCAACCTGCCGGTGCCTGCCGTGCTTGCGGTAACTATCCTCACGAGCATGGACGAAAAAAGTATGCGGAAAGAGATTAAGATAACTCGTTCGCTCCAGCGGGAGGTTACCCATCTGGCGCGACTTGCCCAGCGCGCCGGCATGCACGGAGTGGTCGCTTCACCGCAGGAGATCAAGACGCTGCGGAGGGCTGTTCGCGGAGAATTCATCATTCTCACGCCGGGTGTACGTCCGGCATGGGCGGACAAGGACGACCAGAAGCGGGTCATGACGCCGGGAGAAGCGGTCAAGGCTGGTGCAGACTATATCGTGGTAGGGAGACCGGTGCTGAAAGCGATTGATCGAAAGGCCGCGGTGCAGAAAATTCTGGAAGAGATGAATTCGCAGAAGACAGCCGAAAGACGGCGGACGACGGACGACAGATGA
- a CDS encoding DUF3786 domain-containing protein, whose amino-acid sequence MKAFVHTSFQKQAERIGALYNEKEDALLLGMLGQEYAIRHDGITLHGQQAPEIHASVIHDYLASSGTTLSMKPWRTIGDLAGKASPDFRKRVELPISNYAVEIITRANTLLPMVDAETVPSLIGSDMAITVRALPKLILHVELSQETQDFPAEAWVLFSNNANEFLHMPSLHVLAEMFKDRLLSLLRIY is encoded by the coding sequence GTGAAAGCATTTGTGCACACTTCCTTCCAAAAACAGGCAGAACGGATCGGTGCTCTCTATAATGAAAAAGAGGACGCGCTTCTCCTCGGCATGCTCGGGCAGGAGTATGCGATCCGTCATGACGGTATTACCCTTCATGGTCAGCAGGCGCCCGAAATTCACGCGTCAGTGATCCACGACTACCTCGCTTCATCCGGCACGACGCTGAGCATGAAGCCCTGGCGCACGATCGGGGATCTTGCCGGAAAAGCATCGCCGGATTTCAGGAAAAGGGTCGAACTGCCGATCAGCAACTATGCAGTGGAGATCATTACCCGTGCGAACACCCTTTTGCCCATGGTGGACGCTGAAACGGTGCCGAGTCTTATCGGCAGCGACATGGCGATCACGGTACGCGCTCTGCCTAAGCTGATCCTGCACGTGGAGCTGTCTCAGGAGACCCAGGATTTCCCCGCCGAGGCATGGGTACTGTTTTCAAATAATGCGAATGAGTTTCTTCATATGCCGAGCCTGCACGTTTTGGCGGAAATGTTCAAGGATCGATTGCTGAGTTTGCTCAGAATCTACTGA